One Thalassotalea hakodatensis DNA segment encodes these proteins:
- a CDS encoding XrtA/PEP-CTERM system-associated ATPase, giving the protein MYESHYGFTEKPFQLSPDPRFFFASNHHQRALSYLQYGLDQGEGFIVITGPIGTGKTTIARNLLNQLGDESIVAAQLVTTKLDPHELLALVVSEFQIKAKGESKADLIQSIEEFLISLNKQGKRALLIVDEAQNLPSETVEELRMLSNFQLDNKPLIQSFLLGQEELKPIIQAPNMEQFRQRIIASAHLRPLSVEEVKEYINHRIHQAGCERDDVFSDDAFELIHEKTLGVPRKINIFVDRLLLFGFLEELEVINSAAILAVAEEMDVELTGSLNNKTLASQEPNKQVVVNSTENVENMKEVLRDVEEILESSIKQKVKMARYVDKLLKQKSKQYAAENVSENK; this is encoded by the coding sequence ATGTACGAAAGTCATTATGGGTTTACGGAAAAGCCCTTTCAGTTAAGCCCTGATCCGCGTTTTTTCTTTGCTTCTAATCATCATCAACGCGCCTTGTCATACTTACAGTACGGCTTGGATCAAGGCGAAGGCTTTATTGTGATCACAGGTCCTATTGGCACTGGGAAAACCACGATTGCACGAAACTTATTAAATCAACTCGGTGATGAAAGCATTGTTGCTGCGCAGTTAGTGACTACTAAATTAGATCCTCACGAATTACTTGCCCTTGTGGTATCTGAATTTCAAATTAAAGCAAAAGGCGAAAGTAAAGCAGACTTAATTCAATCGATTGAAGAGTTTCTTATTTCATTGAATAAGCAAGGAAAACGCGCACTGCTAATTGTTGATGAAGCACAAAACCTGCCTTCAGAAACCGTTGAAGAACTACGCATGCTATCTAATTTTCAATTAGATAATAAACCCCTTATTCAAAGTTTTTTATTGGGTCAAGAGGAATTAAAGCCGATTATTCAAGCACCTAATATGGAGCAGTTTAGACAACGTATCATCGCTTCTGCACATTTAAGACCATTATCAGTTGAAGAAGTAAAAGAATATATTAACCACCGTATTCACCAAGCAGGCTGTGAACGAGATGATGTGTTCTCTGATGATGCCTTTGAGCTAATCCATGAAAAAACGCTAGGTGTGCCCCGTAAAATTAACATTTTTGTCGACCGTCTTTTGTTATTTGGCTTTTTAGAAGAGCTTGAGGTTATTAACTCAGCTGCCATTTTAGCAGTAGCCGAAGAAATGGACGTTGAGTTAACAGGTTCGTTAAACAATAAAACACTTGCTAGCCAAGAGCCCAACAAACAAGTTGTCGTCAATTCAACAGAAAATGTTGAAAACATGAAAGAAGTACTTAGAGATGTTGAAGAAATTTTAGAGTCATCGATTAAGCAAAAAGTAAAAATGGCCCGTTATGTTGATAAGCTGTTAAAGCAAAAAAGTAAACAATATGCCGCTGAAAACGTTTCTGAAAATAAATAG
- a CDS encoding TIGR03016 family PEP-CTERM system-associated outer membrane protein, whose amino-acid sequence MAIMATDTVKKNKLAVAISICLATLPSVAGEWEFTPKISLDETYSDNVELANDSEIDSLVSQAALLLDTSYQAQLLTFDLKAKSTYAWYSHDHDLDDDFHSLASNVRLKLGERGLYLFGSATIDNQARNSARNSLADIVSGDLVQVENYVGGLGYSVTNSDFKIDSSISYSTTETEDRIGERDGYSANITTSNGSGARTVFWDAQGSYQDQENNNRTSKMYQSEIKIGVITAWKFNPFIRYYDEDNEGNLNQGQITESNSIGAGFRWEVTPRLNMDFSYNEPIGDNLDIDGNEQEEYVAVSVKWQPTIRTNLSASYSQRFFGDSYDFSFTHKNRRLTNTINYSEQLQTFTRDNYNFINLGFFWCPNGDTGSIENCYLPSAGDISFDDYQLVNISDYELIEDNVFSLNKGGSWTSELALPRTTFTFDLRANEREDLDTRLIDEYLSTSFEISRKVGARSTFAFKSSYSERKYQVGSSNEREDRYRTHTITYTKTLNKSLTFSVDLRHLNRSSTSQFNYEEGRVTLKITKDF is encoded by the coding sequence ATGGCTATTATGGCTACGGATACGGTGAAAAAGAATAAACTCGCCGTTGCGATAAGTATTTGCCTAGCAACGCTACCAAGCGTTGCAGGGGAGTGGGAATTTACGCCAAAAATATCACTCGATGAAACTTATTCTGATAATGTAGAGTTAGCTAATGATAGTGAAATTGACAGCTTAGTTAGCCAAGCTGCACTTTTGCTCGACACTTCCTACCAAGCTCAATTATTAACCTTTGATCTCAAAGCAAAAAGTACATACGCTTGGTATAGTCATGATCATGACCTAGATGACGATTTCCATTCACTAGCTTCGAATGTCCGGTTGAAACTAGGTGAACGTGGTTTGTATCTTTTTGGTAGCGCAACAATTGACAATCAAGCAAGAAATAGCGCACGAAACTCACTTGCAGACATTGTTTCAGGTGATTTAGTTCAAGTCGAAAACTATGTTGGAGGATTGGGCTACAGTGTTACAAACTCTGACTTCAAGATTGATAGTTCAATTTCATACAGTACCACTGAAACAGAAGATCGTATCGGTGAGCGTGATGGCTATTCTGCTAATATCACGACATCTAATGGCTCAGGCGCTCGCACAGTTTTTTGGGACGCTCAAGGAAGTTATCAGGATCAAGAAAATAATAATCGCACCAGCAAAATGTACCAAAGCGAAATAAAGATTGGCGTTATAACTGCTTGGAAGTTCAATCCTTTTATCCGTTATTACGACGAAGATAATGAAGGCAACTTAAATCAAGGACAAATTACTGAATCAAATTCAATTGGTGCTGGCTTTCGATGGGAAGTTACACCACGATTAAATATGGATTTTTCTTATAATGAGCCAATAGGCGATAATCTTGATATTGATGGCAATGAACAAGAAGAATATGTAGCAGTCTCAGTTAAATGGCAACCTACAATCAGAACAAATCTTTCCGCTAGTTATTCACAACGCTTCTTTGGTGATAGTTATGATTTTAGTTTTACACATAAGAATCGCCGTTTAACAAATACCATTAACTACTCAGAGCAATTACAAACATTCACCCGTGATAATTATAACTTTATCAATCTTGGTTTCTTTTGGTGTCCTAATGGTGATACGGGTAGCATAGAGAACTGTTACTTACCCTCTGCAGGCGATATTTCTTTTGATGATTATCAACTTGTGAATATCTCAGATTATGAATTAATCGAAGACAATGTATTCTCGTTAAACAAAGGTGGTAGCTGGACTTCTGAACTTGCACTACCCAGAACTACTTTTACTTTTGATTTAAGAGCTAATGAACGAGAAGATTTAGATACTCGCCTAATAGATGAATATCTATCCACATCTTTCGAAATCTCACGAAAAGTAGGCGCACGCTCTACTTTTGCGTTTAAATCATCATATTCTGAACGAAAATATCAGGTAGGTAGTAGTAATGAGCGTGAAGATAGATATCGTACGCATACTATCACGTATACAAAAACACTGAATAAATCACTAACATTCTCTGTAGATTTACGTCATTTGAATCGTAGCTCTACATCCCAGTTTAATTATGAAGAAGGTCGAGTGACCTTAAAAATCACCAAGGATTTTTAA
- a CDS encoding XrtA-associated tyrosine autokinase: protein MSTIEKALAKKKGDAATTEKTTDKKVATQTEVTQPAIPKTAITNAKIDNNVLEIDKVNLADKGYLIDTGSRKSIKDEFRQIKRKLLNNAFGPPSKLLNHPNLIMISSAKPNEGKTFVSINLALSIALEQDKTVLLVDADVLRPSINRELGVEQTEGLIEFLLDPDKDVSDVIFNTNIDKLKMIPAGNPHHLSNELLASEKMAALANELANRYPDRVVIFDCPPLVGVTETLVLANLMGQALVVVEESKTSITSIKEATESLNEDLAVGLVLNKAIRSHKDLYGYYGYGYGEKE from the coding sequence ATGAGTACCATAGAAAAAGCTTTAGCTAAGAAAAAAGGCGATGCTGCTACAACAGAAAAAACCACCGATAAAAAAGTAGCAACGCAAACAGAAGTAACGCAACCTGCGATACCTAAAACAGCAATAACTAATGCAAAAATAGACAACAACGTACTTGAAATTGATAAAGTCAACTTAGCTGACAAAGGTTACTTAATCGATACAGGCTCGCGAAAAAGTATTAAAGATGAATTTCGTCAAATTAAACGGAAGTTACTCAATAATGCTTTTGGACCACCGTCTAAGCTATTGAACCACCCTAACTTGATCATGATAAGCAGTGCAAAGCCAAATGAAGGTAAAACGTTTGTTTCAATAAACTTGGCACTAAGTATCGCTTTAGAGCAAGACAAAACCGTTTTACTCGTTGATGCTGACGTATTACGCCCAAGTATCAATAGAGAGCTAGGTGTAGAACAAACAGAAGGACTCATAGAGTTTTTATTAGACCCAGATAAAGACGTTAGCGATGTTATTTTTAATACTAATATCGATAAATTGAAAATGATTCCTGCGGGTAACCCTCATCACTTGTCAAACGAACTCCTTGCTAGTGAAAAAATGGCAGCATTGGCAAATGAATTAGCGAATCGTTACCCTGATCGCGTCGTTATATTCGATTGCCCGCCACTTGTCGGCGTAACCGAAACGTTAGTATTAGCAAACTTAATGGGGCAAGCACTAGTGGTAGTAGAAGAGTCTAAAACTAGTATCACTAGCATTAAAGAAGCAACTGAGTCTTTAAATGAAGATTTAGCTGTCGGCCTTGTTCTGAATAAAGCAATAAGATCTCATAAGGATTTGTATGGCTATTATGGCTACGGATACGGTGAAAAAGAATAA
- a CDS encoding XrtA system polysaccharide chain length determinant, giving the protein MQEIIEQALDYLKGIWLKRRYIIVATWIICPFAWVVISQMDDVYESEAKVYADTQSILRPLLRGLTVETNPNEQISYMVRTLLSRENLERITRMTDLDVQVQTSDEYENLIISLKDDIEIQKAGRENYFTISYSNKDPEMAKNVVQSALTVFIENTLGENRSESDTAQKFLDTQIKEYENRLLADEAKLTEFKQKYSNVLPNQFGGYYEKLNNSKENLKSIELILSETQSQLKNALTQLGQNKSETQEQSNSIVDSNTVTTSFDERIEELESMLDSLLLKYTEKHPDVIEVQNRLAHLTGQRDKEIKEYLAARDSSSTISLSQNPVIQSLQIQINQLENQIASIKVRRDNYAKEVEDLENKIHILPEIEAELTGLNRGYEITKTKYEELLQRKETAQLAKQADETTSKINFRVIDQPRAPKDPSGPPRILFLIGSTIFAFGLGIALSLLFSQINPVVTSRGQVTRETGIPVFGVVSATENLGLQRWHKKKTLIFIASNTVLIGLLFLFILYAMFPEQIQAPIRGLL; this is encoded by the coding sequence ATGCAAGAAATTATAGAACAAGCCTTAGATTACTTAAAAGGAATTTGGCTAAAACGTCGTTACATTATTGTAGCGACTTGGATAATATGCCCATTCGCATGGGTTGTTATCTCTCAAATGGATGATGTATATGAGTCTGAGGCAAAAGTCTATGCAGATACACAATCAATTTTGAGACCACTACTACGTGGATTAACTGTGGAAACCAATCCTAATGAGCAAATATCATATATGGTAAGAACGTTGCTCTCTCGAGAAAACTTAGAGCGCATTACTCGCATGACTGATCTAGATGTGCAAGTGCAAACATCTGATGAATACGAAAACTTAATTATTTCGTTGAAAGACGATATAGAGATTCAAAAAGCAGGCCGTGAAAACTATTTCACCATTTCATATAGTAATAAAGATCCCGAAATGGCTAAAAATGTTGTGCAATCGGCGCTAACGGTTTTTATTGAAAATACTCTGGGTGAAAACCGTAGTGAATCTGATACAGCACAAAAGTTTTTAGACACTCAAATTAAAGAATACGAAAATCGTTTATTAGCTGATGAAGCGAAATTAACGGAATTTAAGCAAAAATACAGTAACGTACTCCCCAACCAATTTGGGGGATATTATGAGAAATTAAATAATTCGAAGGAAAATTTAAAGTCAATAGAACTTATTCTTTCAGAAACGCAGTCTCAGCTCAAAAATGCGTTAACGCAATTAGGGCAAAATAAGTCTGAGACACAAGAACAATCAAATTCGATTGTTGATTCGAATACAGTCACAACCAGCTTCGATGAACGTATAGAAGAACTCGAATCAATGCTTGATTCATTATTACTAAAATATACTGAAAAACACCCAGATGTAATAGAAGTACAAAATCGTTTAGCTCATTTAACTGGTCAACGAGACAAAGAAATCAAAGAATACCTTGCTGCTCGGGATAGTTCGTCAACGATTTCACTTTCTCAAAACCCAGTCATTCAAAGTTTACAAATTCAAATTAATCAGTTAGAAAATCAAATTGCTTCCATTAAAGTGCGTCGTGATAACTATGCAAAAGAAGTTGAAGATTTAGAAAATAAAATTCACATTTTACCTGAAATTGAAGCTGAACTTACCGGTTTGAATCGTGGCTATGAAATCACTAAAACTAAATACGAAGAGTTATTACAACGTAAAGAAACGGCTCAATTAGCCAAACAAGCTGATGAAACCACGAGTAAAATAAATTTCCGTGTAATCGATCAACCTAGAGCACCCAAAGATCCTAGCGGACCACCTCGTATACTGTTTTTAATTGGTAGTACCATCTTTGCTTTTGGCTTAGGTATTGCGTTATCTCTTCTCTTTAGCCAAATTAATCCCGTAGTAACTTCAAGAGGACAGGTAACTCGTGAAACAGGTATTCCTGTTTTTGGTGTCGTGTCTGCTACAGAAAACTTAGGTTTACAAAGATGGCATAAAAAGAAAACACTGATTTTCATCGCCTCAAATACTGTATTAATCGGGTTATTATTCTTATTCATTTTATATGCCATGTTCCCAGAACAAATACAGGCACCGATAAGAGGATTGCTGTAG
- a CDS encoding XrtA/PEP-CTERM system exopolysaccharide export protein, translating into MENKAFVKIKAILVLSAMYILNGCSSTSLPPATLHQSETSDVASYKYLIGSGDVLNIFVWRNPEVSGSFVVRPDGMITTSLVEDIPVSGKTPTELARSIEEILSTYLRDPVVTVTVNDFVGPFSEQIRVIGEATQPQSINYKKNMTLLDVMIQVGGLTEFADGNDAKLVRVESGQQKQYNIKIEDLIKNGEISANVDVLPGDIIVIPETWF; encoded by the coding sequence ATGGAAAACAAAGCCTTCGTGAAAATAAAAGCAATATTAGTATTAAGTGCGATGTATATTTTAAATGGATGTAGCTCTACTTCGCTCCCTCCTGCAACATTACATCAATCTGAAACAAGTGACGTAGCCTCTTATAAATACCTTATTGGTTCAGGTGATGTGCTAAACATTTTTGTTTGGCGTAACCCTGAAGTTTCGGGTTCATTTGTTGTGAGACCAGACGGTATGATCACTACCTCATTAGTGGAAGATATTCCGGTTTCAGGTAAAACGCCAACTGAACTGGCCCGCTCTATCGAAGAAATTTTGTCAACCTATTTGAGAGATCCCGTTGTTACGGTAACTGTCAATGATTTTGTTGGCCCATTTAGCGAGCAAATTCGTGTGATAGGTGAAGCAACACAACCACAATCAATAAACTATAAAAAGAATATGACCTTACTTGATGTGATGATTCAAGTGGGTGGTTTAACGGAATTTGCTGATGGTAATGACGCAAAACTAGTACGTGTAGAAAGCGGCCAACAAAAGCAGTATAACATCAAAATTGAAGACTTAATTAAAAACGGCGAAATCTCAGCTAACGTTGATGTATTACCCGGTGATATTATTGTCATCCCTGAAACCTGGTTTTAA
- a CDS encoding TIGR03013 family XrtA/PEP-CTERM system glycosyltransferase, whose translation MSNSNFRNLSTGSKSLVIIELILFAGAFLSAYTLNQYFSIVSHYPLESNVMFIYAIVYALVIQLSFLALGLYNTKLRESFRGLVRRILMSVAIGFFVVTLLNPFYPNGGIATELLAIASIISFIFSCIFRYYTLKIDFFGLNKRKVLVLGAGERASIIEKRMRRDVDRQGFSMHGFLVMNGDADINGIVNENRIELDGALVTYAIEHEIDEIVVASDERRDNLPVDELFACKIRGIEVTEILDFIERETGQIAVNLIYPSWVIYSNGFASSNHLRNTLDWVFNASIAFVLFLITWPVMLITTLLIKLDEGFKAPVFYFQERVGLDGQAFKIYKFRSMRVDAEKNGAQMASENDDRTTRIGKFIRKYRIDELPQVYNVMRGDMGFVGPRPERPEFVQQLIKTIPYYNERHNVKPGLTGWAQLKYPYGSTEEDSLEKLKYDLYYIKHRSFMLDLLILIRTVEIVLFGKGR comes from the coding sequence ATGTCTAATAGTAATTTTCGTAATTTATCAACGGGAAGTAAATCATTAGTTATTATTGAACTAATACTTTTTGCTGGTGCTTTTCTCAGTGCTTATACGCTAAACCAGTATTTTTCTATCGTGAGTCACTATCCGTTAGAAAGTAATGTCATGTTTATTTATGCCATTGTGTATGCACTAGTCATCCAACTTTCCTTTCTCGCATTAGGGCTTTATAACACCAAATTACGAGAAAGTTTTCGTGGTTTAGTTAGACGCATACTAATGTCAGTCGCCATTGGTTTTTTTGTGGTTACTTTGCTTAACCCTTTTTATCCTAATGGCGGCATTGCCACTGAATTATTAGCAATCGCGTCTATTATTAGTTTTATTTTTAGCTGTATTTTCCGTTATTACACCTTGAAGATAGACTTTTTTGGTCTAAATAAGCGCAAAGTGTTAGTACTTGGTGCAGGTGAAAGAGCCTCTATTATTGAAAAGCGTATGCGCCGTGATGTAGACAGGCAAGGTTTTTCTATGCATGGCTTTTTGGTCATGAATGGTGATGCTGATATAAACGGTATCGTGAATGAAAATCGTATCGAGCTCGATGGTGCGTTAGTCACCTATGCTATAGAGCATGAAATTGATGAAATAGTAGTTGCTAGTGATGAGCGACGCGATAACTTGCCCGTTGACGAACTTTTTGCCTGTAAAATTCGCGGTATTGAAGTTACTGAAATTTTAGATTTTATTGAACGTGAAACGGGACAAATAGCCGTTAACTTAATTTATCCAAGCTGGGTTATATATTCAAACGGTTTTGCCAGCAGCAACCATTTACGTAATACGTTAGATTGGGTGTTTAATGCGAGTATTGCGTTTGTACTCTTCTTAATTACTTGGCCGGTTATGTTGATTACAACCTTATTGATAAAACTTGACGAAGGCTTTAAAGCACCTGTTTTTTACTTTCAAGAAAGAGTCGGTTTAGATGGCCAAGCATTTAAAATATACAAATTTAGAAGTATGCGTGTAGATGCTGAAAAAAATGGTGCGCAAATGGCATCAGAAAATGACGATAGAACGACACGTATTGGTAAATTTATTCGTAAATATCGTATCGATGAATTACCGCAAGTATATAATGTGATGCGTGGTGATATGGGCTTTGTAGGTCCTCGCCCTGAACGCCCTGAATTTGTGCAGCAATTAATTAAAACGATTCCCTATTATAATGAACGTCATAATGTAAAGCCGGGCTTAACCGGTTGGGCACAATTAAAATATCCATATGGGTCTACGGAAGAAGATTCATTAGAAAAATTGAAATACGATCTTTATTACATTAAACATCGCAGTTTCATGTTAGATTTATTAATTTTAATCCGCACTGTGGAAATCGTATTGTTTGGAAAAGGCCGTTAA
- a CDS encoding XrtA system polysaccharide deacetylase: MTVDVEDYFHVSAFENIITKDNWSQYEMRVEQNTFKLLELFAKYDAKSTFFTLGWVAEQCPNLIKEIVAQGHELASHGYAHKRALEMTKEEFFQDVDRSKKALEDISGTAIKGYRAPSFSVKDQNTWVYDVLVELGFQYSSSTYPIEHDLYGVPDWPRFIYQRPEGITEIPIPTIRQNGANTGIGGGGYFRLYPYWMSKKRIEKYLSVEQQPYSFYFHPWEIDAQQPKVAGASFKSKVRHYINLSRMAGKIERLLQDYQWDTMENVYLKGNRTQ, translated from the coding sequence ATGACGGTTGACGTAGAAGACTATTTTCATGTCTCTGCTTTTGAAAACATCATTACTAAAGATAACTGGTCGCAATATGAAATGCGGGTTGAACAAAATACCTTTAAATTATTAGAATTATTTGCCAAGTATGATGCTAAATCTACATTTTTTACTTTGGGATGGGTTGCTGAGCAATGCCCGAACCTGATTAAAGAAATAGTCGCACAAGGGCATGAACTGGCAAGTCATGGATATGCACACAAACGTGCATTAGAAATGACGAAAGAGGAATTTTTTCAAGACGTAGACCGTTCTAAAAAAGCATTAGAAGATATTTCGGGGACGGCAATTAAAGGCTATCGCGCGCCAAGTTTCTCAGTCAAAGACCAAAATACCTGGGTATACGATGTATTAGTTGAGCTTGGTTTTCAATACAGTTCAAGCACCTACCCCATTGAACATGATTTGTATGGCGTACCTGATTGGCCCAGGTTTATTTATCAGCGGCCTGAAGGTATTACGGAAATTCCTATTCCGACAATTCGACAAAATGGCGCCAATACAGGCATTGGCGGCGGCGGTTATTTCAGGCTTTATCCGTATTGGATGTCGAAAAAACGTATTGAAAAATATTTATCGGTAGAACAACAACCTTATAGTTTTTATTTCCACCCTTGGGAAATAGATGCGCAACAGCCCAAAGTGGCGGGCGCATCTTTCAAATCGAAAGTAAGGCACTACATTAATTTGTCACGTATGGCAGGTAAAATTGAGCGTCTTTTACAAGATTACCAGTGGGATACCATGGAAAATGTATATCTAAAAGGAAATCGCACTCAATAA
- a CDS encoding FemAB family XrtA/PEP-CTERM system-associated protein: MVARVITITEQDFTRWDNYVRAHKQGSFFHLSGWMSVISKSFGHPCYYLMAEDDKQVLGILPLVEVKSALFGHALISTPFCVYGGAIADNDDVLRELESHAKQLSESLQVDYLELRYRHAQNNGLLLKQQHSTFGCELAEDSEKILANVKKKQRAVIRHSLKNELQHQVTQDIDQFYQLLSESYRNLGTPIFSKQYFEHLINEFSQHADILVVSDSEGNPSNAVMNFYFNDQVLPYYGGGNSAARAIKSADYMYYQVMCHANENKASKWYDFGRSKHDSGPYKYKKNWGMAPEPLHYYYHLVNAKELPNLSPNNPKYKVFINLWQKLPLKVSQYLGPFLSKYLG; the protein is encoded by the coding sequence TTGGTTGCACGCGTAATAACAATAACAGAGCAAGATTTTACCCGATGGGATAACTATGTAAGAGCGCATAAACAAGGCTCATTTTTTCATTTATCTGGTTGGATGTCAGTTATTTCGAAAAGCTTTGGTCATCCTTGCTATTACTTAATGGCGGAAGATGACAAGCAGGTATTAGGGATATTACCTTTAGTAGAAGTTAAAAGCGCATTATTTGGTCATGCGCTTATTTCAACACCTTTCTGTGTTTATGGCGGAGCAATTGCTGATAACGATGATGTGCTTCGTGAACTAGAGTCACATGCGAAACAGTTAAGTGAATCGCTACAGGTTGATTACCTTGAATTACGCTACCGTCATGCTCAAAACAATGGCTTATTACTGAAACAACAACACAGTACGTTTGGTTGTGAATTAGCGGAAGATAGCGAAAAAATACTTGCTAACGTGAAGAAAAAGCAACGTGCTGTTATTCGACACTCATTAAAAAATGAATTGCAGCATCAGGTGACGCAAGATATTGATCAGTTTTATCAGCTGCTTTCAGAAAGTTATCGAAATCTTGGTACGCCGATTTTCAGTAAACAGTACTTTGAACACTTAATAAATGAATTTTCCCAACACGCCGACATACTTGTCGTAAGTGATAGTGAAGGTAATCCATCAAATGCAGTAATGAACTTTTACTTTAACGATCAAGTTTTACCTTATTACGGCGGGGGTAATAGTGCTGCTCGTGCCATTAAAAGTGCTGACTATATGTATTATCAAGTGATGTGTCATGCCAACGAAAATAAAGCGAGCAAATGGTATGACTTTGGCCGCAGTAAGCACGATAGTGGCCCTTATAAATATAAGAAAAATTGGGGTATGGCACCAGAGCCTCTCCATTATTATTATCACTTAGTTAATGCTAAAGAATTACCTAACTTAAGTCCTAATAATCCTAAATATAAAGTGTTTATTAATCTTTGGCAGAAGCTGCCGTTAAAGGTCAGCCAATATTTAGGCCCATTTCTTTCAAAATACTTAGGATAA
- a CDS encoding TIGR03087 family PEP-CTERM/XrtA system glycosyltransferase: MNKEPLLYLCHRIPYPPNKGDKIRSFNILKKLSESYDVYLGCFIDDPFDKQYVSALNKYCVDVCAIDQNKTLSKIKGLKAFFTGQAITLPYYADMAMKHWVNRTFHQQNIKNIFVYSSSMAQYCQDDAFSLATRVIDFVDVDSDKWRQYAEKKSGIAKWVFQREHEKLAQYEAEVTETFTHSLFVSPDEAALFKSLQAEHVQNKIHGVLNGVDVEFFDPEAEMSNESLPEGPFISFTGAMDYWANVDSVLWFAEHVWPKIQEQAPNCLFYIVGGNPSAEVEKLAEQSGIIVTGRVHDIRPYIAHAACVVAPMQIARGIQNKVLEAMSLNKPIVTTTMGMEGINAPSNEHLVISDDPVEFTNACVNFLADKAQPANRQWVIDNFTWQATLANLPDYFSGK, from the coding sequence ATGAACAAGGAACCGTTACTTTATCTTTGCCATCGTATTCCTTATCCGCCAAATAAAGGCGATAAGATCCGCTCGTTTAATATTTTGAAAAAATTGAGTGAAAGTTATGATGTGTACTTAGGCTGTTTTATTGATGACCCCTTCGATAAGCAATATGTATCGGCACTCAATAAGTATTGTGTAGATGTGTGTGCCATTGATCAAAATAAAACCCTATCTAAAATTAAAGGGCTAAAAGCTTTTTTTACCGGGCAAGCCATTACATTACCTTATTATGCTGATATGGCCATGAAGCATTGGGTTAATCGCACTTTCCACCAACAAAACATTAAGAATATTTTTGTCTATTCGTCATCTATGGCGCAATATTGCCAAGATGATGCGTTTTCGTTAGCAACACGGGTGATTGACTTTGTTGACGTAGATTCTGACAAGTGGCGTCAATATGCTGAGAAAAAATCAGGAATTGCTAAGTGGGTTTTTCAACGGGAACATGAAAAGCTCGCACAATATGAAGCTGAAGTAACAGAAACGTTTACTCATAGTTTATTTGTATCACCTGACGAAGCGGCACTCTTTAAATCCCTGCAAGCCGAACATGTACAAAACAAAATACATGGTGTACTCAATGGCGTTGATGTCGAGTTTTTTGATCCAGAAGCTGAAATGTCTAATGAATCTTTACCTGAAGGTCCTTTCATTTCTTTTACAGGCGCAATGGATTATTGGGCGAATGTTGACTCAGTGCTGTGGTTTGCTGAACACGTGTGGCCAAAAATACAAGAACAAGCACCTAATTGTTTATTCTACATCGTTGGTGGTAACCCTTCCGCAGAAGTAGAAAAGCTTGCAGAGCAATCAGGTATTATTGTGACCGGACGAGTACATGATATTCGACCCTATATTGCTCACGCGGCGTGTGTCGTTGCACCGATGCAAATCGCTAGGGGCATACAAAATAAAGTATTAGAGGCGATGTCTTTAAATAAACCTATTGTTACTACAACGATGGGCATGGAAGGCATTAACGCGCCAAGTAATGAACATTTAGTTATTTCAGATGATCCCGTAGAGTTTACTAATGCATGTGTTAATTTCTTGGCGGATAAAGCCCAGCCGGCGAATAGACAGTGGGTGATTGATAACTTTACATGGCAAGCAACACTGGCAAATTTGCCAGACTATTTTAGCGGTAAGTAA